In a single window of the Zea mays cultivar B73 chromosome 5, Zm-B73-REFERENCE-NAM-5.0, whole genome shotgun sequence genome:
- the LOC100285903 gene encoding OB-fold nucleic acid binding domain containing protein, whose protein sequence is MAAAASYFTGPTILPSQRATAAPDNSAVATPSLAKSRDPRCSGCSPTTVRHIARSFAAADATSGGDPVISIDGVDATNVWLLGRAVSVMNMEAGVSFTLDDGTGQIALMRWITDDIDAKEVSFVQNGLYLKVQVTLVGFQAKQHGFAHSIRPVTNFNELALHFIECMYVHLENVRPKMKDQFPRAVQANVSAHEMQAQVAHTVQTNVPAYMPFSGGVREHHVDFAPEVNQGRFPSSLQTNASTHAPFSGGVGEQQVHFTQPNQFTGGQQHDLQSMVLEVMQQPDILALENGVHVDEVARRLGMPRAQIMAIAQRLVDLACLYSTIDDYHFKSLLNG, encoded by the exons ATGGCCGCCGCGGCCTCCTACTTCACCGGGCCGACCATCTTGCCGTCTCAGCGAGCCACCGCGGCGCCTGACAATTCCGCCGTCGCCACCCCTTCTCTGGCTAAG TCGCGTGACCCCCGCTGCTCCGGATGCTCTCCCACCACCGTGCGCCACATCGCCCGCTCCTTCGCCGCCGCTGATGCGACCAGTGGTGGCGACCCTGTCATCTCTATTGACGGCGTCGACGCCACCAAT GTTTGGCTTCTGGGGAGGGCGGTGAGCGTGATGAACATGGAGGCTGGCGTGTCATTCACGCTCGATGACGGCACCGGGCAGATCGCGCTCATGCGGTG GATCACTGACGATATTGATGCTAAGGAAGTGTCTTTCGTCCA GAATGGTTTATACCTCAAGGTTCAAGTTACTCTCGTAGGGTTTCAAGCTAAGCAGCATGGTTTTGCTCACTCTATTAG GCCTGTTACTAATTTCAATGAATTGGCGCTGCACTTCATTGAATGTATGTATGTGCATTTGGAAAATGTCCGGCCAAAG ATGAAGGATCAATTCCCTCGTGCTGTTCAAGCAAATGTGTCTGCTCACGAGATGCAAGCTCAAGTCGCTCACACAGTTCAAACAAATGTGCCTGCTTATATGCCCTTCTCTGGTGGAGTAAGAGAGCATCACGTTGATTTTGCTCCTGAAGTAAACCAAGGGCGATTCCCTTCATCACTTCAAACAAACGCATCTACTCATGCACCCTTTTCTGGTGGAGTTGGAGAACAGCAAGTTCACTTTACTCAACCCAACCAA TTTACTGGTGGACAACAGCACGATCTGCAAAGTATGGTTTTGGAGGTTATGCAACAACCAGATATACT TGCACTTGAAAATGGAGTACATGTTGATGAAGTGGCAAGGagacttggaatgccaagagcacAAATTAT GGCCATTGCCCAGCGCCTGGTCGATTTGGCCTGCCTCTATTCCACTATTGATGATTATCATTTCAAGTCTCTTTTAAATGGTTGA
- the LOC100284880 gene encoding Cytoplasmic 60S subunit biogenesis factor REI1 homolog 1 produces MPTVTCNACNAGFDDEEQQRLHYRSEWHRYNLKRKVAGVPGVTEALFLARQAALAEGSKPASTPMLYSCALCGKEYRSSKAHEQHLNSRSHLLKASQEPNASIAGITIVKPLPERVSRRAPSAVEEDQDDDEEEEWVEVDPSEMELADESTSNMQEDEHSSKSDDDMDDLEELDISSCFMCDLKHDTIEDCMVHMHKKHGFFIPDSEYLKDPSGLLTYVGLKVKRDFICLYCNDRCQSFFSLEAVRKHMDAKGHCKLRYGDGGDDEDADLEEFYDYSSSYVDSEGKQLIAVDDLNNNIELGIGGSELVITNKSEKGTRVRTLGSREFMRYYRQKPRPSVAPDRALALSLASSYKSMGLVTVQSKEQMVRLKVLRAMNRTGVETMRNKIGMKSNVIRNLPKNCPH; encoded by the exons ATGCCGACGGTTACCTGCAACGCGTGCAACGCGGGGTTCGACGACGAGGAGCAGCAGCGGCTTCACTACCGCTCTGAATGGCACCGTTACAACCTCAAGCGCAAG GTGGCTGGAGTTCCTGGTGTCACAGAGGCTCTGTTTCTGGCTAGGCAAGCTGCTTTGGCGGAGGGGAGCAAGCCTGCTAGCACCCCAATGCTTTACAGCTGTGCTCTTTGTGGAAAGGAGTACAGAAGCTCGAAAGCTCACGAGCAGCATCTTAACTCGCGATCACATCTTTTGAAAGCCTCTCAGGAGCCCAATGCCTCTATTGCTGGTATCACGATAGTCAAGCCACTTCCTGAACGAGTCTCACGAAGAGCTCCATCTGCAGTAGAGGAGGATCAAGACGACGATGAGGAAGAAGAGTGGGTTGAAGTTGACCCAAGTGAGATGGAGTTGGCTGATGAGTCTACTTCAAACATGCAAGAAGATGAGCACTCCTCAAAATCAGATGATGACATGGATGACCTTGAAGAGTTGGATATCTCGTCGTGTTTCATGTGTGACCTCAAGCATGACACCATAGAAGACTGCATGGTCCATATGCATAAGAAGCATGGGTTTTTCATACCTGACAGTGAATACTTGAAGGATCCCAGTGGTCTTCTTACTTATGTTGGACTGAAG GTGAAGCGTGATTTTATCTGCCTCTACTGCAATGACAGATGCCAGTCCTTCTTCAGTCTAGAGGCTGTCAGGAAGCACATGGATGCAAAGGGGCATTGCAAGTTGCGGTATGGAGATGGTGGAGATGATGAAGATGCTGACCTCGAGGAATTCTATGATTACAGCAGCAG TTATGTTGATTCAGAAGGCAAGCAGTTGATTGCTGTTGATGACTTGAACAACAACATTGAGCTGGGAATCGGTGGGTCTGAGCTAGTAATAACAAACAAGAGCGAGAAAGGCACTCGGGTCAGAACCCTTGGCTCTAGGGAATTTATGCGCTACTATCGCCAGAAACCACGGCCTTCTGTTGCACCAGACCGTGCGCTTGCACTTTCACTAGCTTCCAG CTACAAGAGCATGGGTTTGGTGACAGTGCAGTCTAAGGAGCAGATGGTGAGGCTGAAAGTTCTCCGTGCTATGAACAGGACCGGGGTCGAGACTATGCGGAACAAGATCGGAATGAAGAGCAATGTGATCCGGAACCTCCCTAAGAATTGCCCGCACTAG